From the genome of Uranotaenia lowii strain MFRU-FL chromosome 1, ASM2978415v1, whole genome shotgun sequence, one region includes:
- the LOC129737710 gene encoding uncharacterized protein LOC129737710: MPRPLLHLPLLGVQHQDASKGAFWRPRSPSTQSRCFLPASSVILALSSLEGDGVLQAFFYSDHRSRATFESSEPFNIFYQNVGGVNSCLIDYLLATSCSCYDVIAFTETWLNDRTLSSQIIGPDYAVFRCDRSPRNSKKSTGGGVLLAVKSTFPAKPIEDDSWANLELVWIRIDSGDRKLYLCVVYVPPDRSGDLALTKSFPLCLSKVSSICSPADDILIIGDFNLPGLKWCSSPSGFLFPDPARSSFSASSNIFLDSLSTATLRQINKIENENGRMLDLCFVNEGIKNPTIESAPAPLVKTVPHHPALVISLDINKILGSEEKTASFYHDFKNVDFEAISLVLQSIDWEAELNFSNPNAAAETFANILNYIIDRHVPKRSTATNLWTAWVTGSLRRLKTAKQRALRNYNKHKALYTKDKYRKLNSAYKKAIKRCYQNYINRLQQNFKNSPKSYWKHVKNQRRSCREVLQHFYNWIHFS, encoded by the exons ATGCCACGCCCGTTACTTCACCTGCCTTTACTTGGGGTTCAACACCAGGACGCATCGAAAGGAGCCTTTTGGAGACCccggagcccttcgactcagtcgcgctgtttcctgccCGCGTCATCAGTCAtcctggccctgagttcgttggAAGGCGACGGGGTTCTCCAGGCCTTTTTCTACAG TGATCATCGATCCCGCGCTACGTTCGAATCGTCCGAACCCTTCAACATTTTCTATCAGAACGTCGGTGGTGTTAATAGTTGTTTGATTGACTACTTGTTGGCGACTTCATGTTCTTGCTACGACGTCATTGCCttcaccgaaacctggctcAACGACCGGACCCTCTCTAGTCAGATTATCGGCCCAGATTACGCAGTGTTCCGTTGCGACCGTAGTCCTCGTAACAGCAAAAAGTCTACtggtggtggagtgttactcgCCGTGAAATCTACGTTTCCAGCTAAGCCAATTGAAGACGATTCCTGGGCCAATTTAGAACTTGTTTGGATTCGCATTGATTCTGGAGATCGGAAACTTTATttgtgcgtagtgtacgtgcccCCTGACCGTTCTGGAGACTTGGCTTTAACTAAATCTTTTCCGCTCTGCCTCTCTAAAGTAAGCTCGATTTGCTCTCCGGCAGACGACATACTCATCATCGGCGACTTCAATCTACCCGGTTTGAAATGGTGCTCCTCCCCAAGCGGCTTTTTATTTCCGGATCCTGCTCGTTCTTCATTCTCAGCATCCTCTAATATCTTCCTTGACTCCTTGAGCACCGCGACTCTACGAcagatcaacaaaattgaaaatgaaaacggcCGTATGCTTGATCTCTGCTTCGTGAACGAAGGGATCAAGAATCCGACGATCGAATCTGCTCCTGCTCCTCTGGTTAAAACTGTCCCGCATCATCCAGCCTTAGTGATTTCACTCGATATCAATAAAATACTTGGCTCAGAAGAGAAAACTGCGTCTTTCTATCACGATTTTAAGAACGTTGACTTCGAAGccatatccctcgtcctgcaatCCATTGATTGGGAGGCTGAGCTCAATTTTTCTAATCCCAATGCAGCTGCCGAGACGTTTGCGAACATCCTGAACTATATCATCGATCGACATGTGCCGAAACGTAGCACGGCTACCAATCTATGGACCGCCTGGGTTACTGGAAGTCTTCGTAGACTCAAGACGGCTAAACAGCGCGCACTACGCAACTACAACAAACACAAGGCCCTCTACACTAAGGACAAATATCGCAAATTGAATTCTGCCTATAAGAAAGCCATTAAGCGTTGCTACCAGAATTATATTAATCGGTTACAACAGAATTTCAAGAACAGTCCGAAATCTTATTGGAAGCACGTGAAAAATCAGCGGAGAAGTTGCCGAGAAGTTCTCCAGCATTTTTACAACTGGATCCATTTCTCCTGA